A genomic region of Streptomyces rimosus contains the following coding sequences:
- a CDS encoding amino acid permease, with protein MSRTQRGTAHGPERGGGEHARVRRSGLFRTKTVEESIRDTEEPEHALKKSLSALDLTVFGVGVVIGTGIFVLTGKIAKETAGPAVALSFVTAGLVCALAALCYAEFASTVPVAGSAYTFSYASLGELPAWIIGWDLILELALGCAVVAVGWSGYVRSLLDTAGVHLPQGLSGTHEGTFGFDLLACVLVLVLTAVLVVGVKLSSRVTSVIVAVKVTVVLLVIVAGAFFISGANYQPFIPPSKATEGSDGLAAPLSQLIFGFTPANFGIMGIFAAAAVVFFAFIGFDIVATAAEETRLPQRDVPRGILGSLAICTVLYVAVSIVVTGMQKYSELSTDAPLADAFKSVGHPFWAGLISFGAAVGLTSVCMILLLGQSRVFFAMSRDGLLPKIFSQVHPRFGTPYRSTIALGAVVAVVAGFTSIDELAELVNIGTLFAFVVVAIGVVILRRTRPDLPRSFRTPLVPFVPALSVLASLWLMLNLPAETWLRFGIWMLVGFVVYFTYGRSRSRMNRPGGRNAATGPVGGGPGQGS; from the coding sequence ATGAGCAGGACACAGCGGGGCACGGCACACGGACCGGAACGCGGCGGCGGGGAGCACGCGCGAGTGCGCCGCAGCGGCCTGTTCCGGACCAAGACGGTCGAGGAGTCGATCCGGGACACCGAGGAGCCGGAACACGCGCTCAAGAAATCCCTCTCCGCCCTCGACCTGACTGTCTTCGGTGTCGGCGTCGTCATCGGCACCGGCATCTTCGTCCTCACCGGCAAGATCGCCAAGGAGACCGCCGGCCCGGCCGTCGCGCTCTCCTTCGTCACCGCGGGCCTGGTCTGCGCGCTGGCCGCGCTCTGCTACGCGGAGTTCGCCTCGACCGTGCCGGTGGCCGGTTCGGCGTACACCTTCTCGTACGCCTCGCTGGGCGAGCTGCCCGCCTGGATCATCGGCTGGGACCTCATCCTGGAGCTCGCGCTGGGCTGCGCGGTGGTCGCCGTCGGCTGGTCCGGCTACGTCCGCTCGCTGCTGGACACGGCCGGGGTCCATCTGCCACAGGGGCTGTCCGGCACCCATGAGGGCACCTTCGGGTTCGACCTGCTCGCGTGCGTGCTCGTGCTGGTGCTGACGGCCGTCCTCGTCGTCGGCGTGAAGCTGTCGTCCCGTGTGACCTCGGTGATCGTCGCCGTCAAGGTCACCGTCGTACTGCTCGTGATCGTCGCGGGCGCGTTCTTCATCAGCGGCGCCAACTACCAGCCGTTCATCCCGCCGAGCAAGGCCACCGAGGGCAGCGACGGCCTGGCGGCACCGCTGTCCCAGCTGATCTTCGGCTTCACCCCGGCCAATTTCGGCATCATGGGCATCTTCGCCGCCGCCGCGGTCGTCTTCTTCGCCTTCATCGGCTTCGACATCGTCGCCACCGCGGCCGAGGAGACCCGTCTGCCGCAGCGGGACGTGCCGCGCGGCATCCTCGGCTCGCTCGCCATCTGCACGGTGCTCTACGTCGCCGTCTCGATCGTCGTCACCGGTATGCAGAAGTACAGCGAGCTGTCGACGGACGCCCCGCTCGCCGACGCGTTCAAGTCCGTCGGGCACCCGTTCTGGGCCGGGCTGATCAGCTTCGGCGCGGCCGTCGGCCTGACCTCGGTCTGCATGATCCTGCTGCTCGGCCAGAGCCGGGTCTTCTTCGCGATGAGCCGCGACGGCCTGCTGCCGAAGATCTTCTCGCAGGTCCACCCGCGCTTCGGCACCCCGTACCGCTCGACCATCGCCCTGGGCGCCGTGGTCGCCGTCGTCGCCGGGTTCACCTCGATCGACGAGCTCGCCGAACTGGTCAACATCGGCACCCTGTTCGCGTTCGTCGTGGTCGCGATCGGCGTGGTCATCCTGCGCCGCACTCGCCCCGACCTGCCCCGCTCCTTCCGCACCCCGCTGGTCCCGTTCGTGCCCGCGCTGTCGGTGCTGGCCTCGCTGTGGCTGATGCTGAACCTGCCGGCGGAGACCTGGCTGCGGTTCGGCATCTGGATGCTCGTGGGCTTCGTCGTCTACTTCACGTACGGGCGGTCGCGGAGCCGGATGAACAGGCCCGGGGGCAGGAACGCGGCCACCGGTCCCGTGGGTGGTGGTCCGGGGCAGGGCAGCTGA
- a CDS encoding NYN domain-containing protein, with the protein MSTLVVVDAANVIGSVPDGWWRDRRAAAERLRDALAEQAADGLPGLAPDGPPVRLVLVVEGAARGVAPLPGVEVVEAPGSGDDRIVELVRDADRGPDTVVVTADRGLRARVTALGARVAGPRAVRRGRSG; encoded by the coding sequence ATGAGCACTCTGGTGGTCGTGGACGCGGCCAATGTCATCGGCTCGGTGCCCGACGGCTGGTGGCGGGACCGCCGCGCGGCGGCCGAACGGCTGCGGGACGCACTGGCGGAACAGGCGGCCGACGGGCTCCCCGGGCTCGCGCCCGACGGGCCGCCCGTCCGGCTGGTCCTCGTCGTGGAGGGCGCGGCGCGCGGTGTGGCGCCGCTGCCCGGGGTGGAGGTCGTCGAGGCGCCGGGCAGCGGCGACGACCGCATCGTGGAACTGGTACGGGACGCGGACCGGGGCCCGGACACCGTGGTCGTCACCGCCGACCGCGGGCTGCGGGCGCGCGTGACGGCGCTGGGGGCCCGGGTGGCCGGGCCCCGGGCCGTACGGCGCGGGCGGAGCGGCTGA
- the dxs gene encoding 1-deoxy-D-xylulose-5-phosphate synthase — translation MALLTRIKGPRDLDRLGPEQLEQLAGEIRTFLVDAVSKTGGHLGPNLGVVELTIALHRVFDSPRDKVLFDTGHQSYVHKLLTGRQDFSRLRSKGGLSGYPSRAESAHDVIENSHASTVLGWADGLAKANQVLRKNDHVVAVIGDGALTGGMAWEALNNIADAQDRPLVIVVNDNERSYAPTIGGLANHLATLRTTDGYERFLARGKDLLERTPVVGKPLYETLHGAKKGLKDFIAPQGMFEDLGLKYVGPIDGHDIEALESALQRAKRFGGPVIVHCLTEKGRGYKPAEQDEADRFHGIGVIHPDTGLPVASGGASWTSVFGDEMVKLGQEREDIVAITAAMLQPVGLQKFAKAFPERVYDVGIAEQHAAVSAAGLATGGLHPVFAVYATFLNRAFDQVLMDVALHKCGVTFVLDRAGVTGDDGASHNGMWDMSLLQVVPGLRIAAPRDAEQVRAQLREAVEVDDAPTVVRYSKGKVGPAVEAVGRVGGMDVLREPGKGVERPDVLLVSVGALAPMCLEIADLLDKQGISTTVVDPRWVKPVDAALPGLADAHRVVVTVEDNSRSGGVGSAVAQALRDAGVDVPLRDFGIPERFLDHASRAEILAEIGLTAPDIARQVTGLVSKIDGRYEGTDRSVDAAESVGSVDDAERAEAARD, via the coding sequence GTGGCGCTGCTGACCCGTATCAAGGGACCGCGCGATCTGGACCGGCTGGGGCCGGAGCAGCTGGAGCAGCTGGCGGGGGAGATCCGTACGTTCCTCGTCGACGCCGTCTCCAAGACCGGCGGTCACCTCGGCCCCAACCTCGGCGTGGTCGAGCTGACCATCGCCCTGCACCGGGTCTTCGACTCGCCGCGGGACAAGGTGCTCTTCGACACCGGCCACCAGTCCTACGTCCACAAGCTGCTCACCGGCCGCCAGGACTTCTCCAGGCTGCGCAGCAAGGGGGGCCTGTCCGGCTACCCCTCGCGCGCCGAGTCGGCGCACGACGTGATCGAGAACAGTCACGCGTCGACGGTGCTGGGCTGGGCGGACGGCCTGGCCAAGGCCAATCAGGTGCTGCGCAAAAACGATCATGTCGTGGCGGTGATCGGGGACGGCGCGCTGACCGGCGGCATGGCCTGGGAGGCGCTGAACAACATCGCCGACGCCCAGGACCGCCCGCTGGTGATCGTCGTCAACGACAACGAGCGGTCGTACGCGCCGACCATCGGCGGCCTGGCGAACCACCTGGCCACCCTGCGCACGACGGACGGCTACGAGCGCTTCCTGGCGCGCGGCAAGGACCTCCTGGAGCGCACGCCGGTCGTCGGCAAGCCGCTGTACGAGACGCTGCACGGCGCCAAGAAGGGCCTGAAGGACTTCATCGCGCCGCAGGGCATGTTCGAGGACCTGGGGCTGAAGTACGTCGGGCCGATCGACGGGCACGACATCGAGGCCCTGGAGTCCGCGCTCCAGCGCGCCAAGCGCTTCGGCGGCCCGGTCATCGTGCACTGCCTGACCGAGAAGGGGCGCGGCTACAAGCCCGCCGAGCAGGACGAGGCGGACCGTTTCCACGGTATCGGCGTGATCCACCCGGACACCGGCCTGCCGGTGGCTTCCGGCGGCGCGAGCTGGACCTCCGTCTTCGGTGACGAGATGGTCAAGCTGGGCCAGGAGCGCGAGGACATCGTGGCGATCACCGCCGCGATGCTCCAGCCGGTGGGCCTGCAGAAGTTCGCGAAGGCGTTCCCGGAGCGGGTCTACGACGTGGGCATCGCCGAGCAGCACGCGGCGGTCTCGGCGGCCGGCCTGGCGACGGGCGGCCTGCACCCGGTCTTCGCGGTGTACGCGACGTTCCTCAACCGCGCCTTCGACCAGGTCCTCATGGACGTGGCGCTGCACAAGTGCGGGGTCACCTTCGTCCTGGACCGCGCCGGTGTCACCGGTGACGACGGCGCCTCGCACAACGGCATGTGGGACATGTCGCTGCTCCAGGTCGTGCCGGGCCTGCGGATCGCCGCCCCGCGCGACGCCGAGCAGGTACGGGCCCAGCTGCGCGAGGCCGTCGAGGTGGACGACGCGCCGACCGTGGTGCGCTACTCGAAGGGCAAGGTCGGCCCGGCGGTGGAGGCCGTGGGCCGGGTCGGCGGCATGGACGTGCTGCGGGAGCCCGGGAAGGGTGTGGAGCGCCCCGACGTGCTGCTGGTGTCGGTGGGTGCGCTGGCGCCGATGTGCCTGGAGATCGCCGATCTGCTCGACAAGCAGGGCATCTCCACGACGGTGGTGGACCCGCGCTGGGTCAAGCCGGTCGACGCGGCGCTGCCGGGCCTGGCCGACGCGCACCGCGTCGTGGTCACGGTCGAGGACAACAGCCGCTCGGGCGGTGTGGGCTCCGCCGTCGCGCAGGCGCTGCGCGACGCGGGCGTGGACGTACCGCTGCGTGACTTCGGTATTCCGGAGCGCTTCCTCGACCACGCCTCCCGCGCGGAGATCCTGGCCGAGATCGGGCTCACCGCGCCGGACATCGCCCGGCAGGTCACCGGTCTGGTCTCGAAGATCGACGGTCGGTACGAGGGCACGGACCGGTCGGTGGACGCCGCGGAGTCGGTGGGTTCCGTGGACGACGCCGAGCGCGCCGAGGCCGCCCGCGACTGA